A portion of the Acidihalobacter yilgarnensis genome contains these proteins:
- a CDS encoding cupredoxin domain-containing protein: MSDTLKSSHSKQGNGPWPLITLIVLVLAGIAVAWTYFSLAGRQPPLPGQSFWTGRKGPEWSGAIRFEKTGFSEMNVQLVLGSTLHFSNPTSQPLDLDIVSWQGQPAATLKIPAGTTADWKPTTDGIYEYYDAKTTQFGTAHVPGSGNAKVQQVVAAKGSPHFPAPAYGVVAVTDAAGGGVMPSSNPEMTVPGGTMTYVPFVLVVKAGQVIHLTDNDGMDHSFYPGNYPVMFDDRGQVRFYHDSFRGFTMHKNGGKAQMVFYRPGLHHILCTIHSYPWHHTYRSHHFYGGFPYVMDAVVLVEPAS; this comes from the coding sequence ATGAGCGACACTCTGAAATCCAGTCACTCGAAACAAGGCAACGGCCCCTGGCCGCTGATTACCCTGATCGTGCTCGTCCTCGCCGGCATCGCCGTCGCCTGGACCTACTTCTCGCTCGCCGGTCGTCAACCGCCACTGCCGGGACAATCCTTCTGGACCGGGCGTAAGGGCCCCGAATGGAGCGGTGCCATCCGCTTCGAGAAGACCGGCTTCAGCGAGATGAACGTGCAACTGGTGCTGGGCAGTACCCTGCACTTTTCCAACCCGACGAGCCAGCCGCTGGATCTGGACATCGTCAGCTGGCAGGGCCAGCCGGCGGCAACCCTGAAGATTCCGGCCGGCACCACGGCCGACTGGAAGCCGACCACCGACGGTATCTACGAATATTACGATGCCAAGACCACGCAATTCGGCACCGCCCATGTGCCCGGTTCGGGCAACGCCAAGGTTCAGCAGGTGGTGGCCGCCAAGGGCTCGCCGCACTTCCCGGCACCGGCCTATGGCGTGGTGGCGGTCACCGACGCGGCCGGTGGCGGCGTGATGCCAAGCAGCAACCCCGAAATGACCGTGCCCGGCGGCACCATGACCTATGTACCCTTCGTGCTGGTGGTCAAGGCAGGGCAGGTCATCCATCTGACCGACAACGACGGCATGGATCACTCCTTCTACCCCGGCAACTACCCGGTGATGTTCGACGACCGAGGACAGGTCCGCTTCTATCACGACAGCTTCCGTGGTTTCACCATGCACAAGAACGGCGGCAAGGCGCAGATGGTGTTCTACCGTCCCGGCCTGCACCACATCCTGTGCACGATCCACTCCTACCCCTGGCACCACACCTATCGTTCGCATCATTTCTATGGTGGCTTTCCCTACGTGATGGATGCCGTGGTGCTGGTCGAGCCTGCGTCATGA
- a CDS encoding cytochrome b has translation MNTPRPRSVAYRGLHWALAALVVAQWGDGWLFVHDEDVLGPKPIAIAIHASLGALTLACALMLGVWWVARRGWRTTLARDMEPDTGRWRGPAAVAVHATMLGLIVAEAALGLFGLELVGTPVRLFGAVVPSLAGTHIDLGLALLAWERHLGVLLALLVLLHVAAALDHHLRLRDDVLRRMSLLRGG, from the coding sequence ATGAACACGCCGCGCCCAAGGTCCGTGGCCTACCGCGGGCTGCATTGGGCGTTGGCTGCGCTGGTCGTCGCCCAGTGGGGTGACGGCTGGCTGTTCGTGCACGACGAGGACGTACTCGGCCCCAAACCCATAGCCATCGCCATACACGCCAGCCTGGGTGCCCTCACTCTGGCCTGCGCGCTCATGCTGGGGGTCTGGTGGGTGGCAAGGCGCGGCTGGCGCACGACGCTGGCGCGCGACATGGAGCCCGACACGGGGCGCTGGCGTGGGCCGGCGGCGGTCGCCGTGCATGCGACGATGCTGGGTTTGATCGTGGCCGAGGCAGCGTTGGGGCTGTTTGGGCTGGAACTGGTCGGCACGCCGGTACGGTTATTCGGTGCCGTGGTGCCGTCACTCGCCGGCACGCACATCGACCTCGGACTGGCACTGCTCGCCTGGGAACGGCATCTTGGCGTGCTGCTCGCCCTGCTGGTGCTGCTACACGTGGCCGCGGCGCTCGACCACCACCTGCGGCTGCGCGACGACGTGCTGCGACGGATGAGCCTGTTGCGCGGAGGCTAA
- a CDS encoding phosphodiesterase: MKLIQITDTHFVPAGQSLYELDPRARLDACIADINAHHRDAALCVITGDLVHRGETEAYHALRESLAALDIPLQLVIGNHDHRARFREAFPETPVDGAGFVQSYRDTEVGRLLFLDTVADGRHVGHYCEARQDWLREVLAGAGDRPAFAFMHHPPFDVGLPSCDVLGIDNAAEARAALRAAGDLRHIFFGHVHRPISGGWRGVSFTTLRATVHQTLLDFETEEEVFFSHEPPAYAVILLDEEQVTVHFHDYLDRSRQVPVRGG; encoded by the coding sequence ATGAAGCTGATCCAGATTACCGATACCCACTTTGTCCCCGCCGGGCAAAGTCTCTACGAACTCGACCCGCGTGCGCGCCTCGATGCGTGTATTGCCGACATCAACGCACATCATCGCGATGCCGCGTTGTGTGTGATCACCGGCGATCTCGTGCATCGCGGCGAGACCGAGGCTTACCACGCCCTGCGCGAGTCGCTCGCGGCGCTCGACATCCCCTTGCAGCTGGTGATCGGCAATCACGATCATCGTGCGCGCTTTCGAGAGGCATTTCCGGAGACGCCGGTGGACGGCGCCGGCTTCGTGCAGTCGTACCGCGACACCGAGGTCGGCCGTTTGCTGTTCCTCGACACGGTGGCCGACGGCCGCCATGTCGGCCATTACTGCGAAGCACGTCAGGACTGGCTGCGCGAGGTGTTGGCCGGCGCAGGCGACCGCCCGGCCTTTGCCTTCATGCATCACCCGCCGTTTGATGTCGGCCTGCCCTCGTGCGACGTGCTTGGCATCGACAACGCCGCCGAGGCGCGCGCGGCACTGCGCGCGGCCGGTGATCTGCGACACATCTTCTTCGGTCATGTACACCGCCCGATCTCCGGCGGCTGGCGCGGCGTCTCGTTCACCACGCTGCGCGCGACCGTGCACCAGACGCTGCTCGACTTCGAGACCGAGGAAGAGGTGTTCTTCAGTCACGAGCCGCCGGCCTACGCGGTGATCCTGCTGGACGAAGAACAGGTCACCGTACACTTTCACGACTATCTGGATCGCAGCCGCCAAGTGCCGGTACGCGGGGGTTAG
- a CDS encoding ABC transporter ATP-binding protein yields MKTGGLHVDGVGKSFGGTQVLQSISLSVSAGEFVSLLGPSGCGKTTLLRIVAGFERPDSGRVRVDGRDLTNMPAERRNMGMVFQAYSLFPNLTAAENIRFGLRLRKLPKSRQHAIVADLLSLIGLEAHADRYPHQLSGGQQQRIALARALAIQPSLLLLDEPLSALDAKVRVQLREEIRRIQRETGVTTLFVTHDQEEALSVSDRVAVMQGGRLVQFDSPASIYQCPADAFVAGFIGTSTRFEGAVADPEAGWVDILGVRMPAAKARGLPAQRAVSVFVRPEAVELQPADSEIGLEGHVLEHTFLGAITRVQVAVHEAVTLLADVQGALAERFPVGTRVRVSWAPEAPHVLDA; encoded by the coding sequence TTGAAAACCGGAGGTTTGCACGTCGACGGCGTCGGTAAGTCGTTCGGCGGCACGCAGGTGCTGCAATCGATTTCGTTGTCGGTTTCGGCAGGGGAATTTGTTTCGTTGCTGGGGCCGAGCGGTTGCGGCAAGACCACCTTGCTGCGCATCGTGGCGGGATTCGAGCGCCCCGACAGCGGGCGCGTGCGCGTCGACGGACGCGATCTCACGAACATGCCGGCCGAGCGCCGTAACATGGGCATGGTGTTCCAGGCCTACAGCCTGTTTCCCAATCTCACCGCAGCAGAAAACATCCGCTTTGGCCTGCGCCTACGCAAGTTGCCCAAATCGCGTCAGCACGCCATCGTGGCCGATCTGCTGTCGCTGATCGGCCTGGAAGCGCATGCCGACCGCTATCCGCACCAGCTTTCCGGTGGTCAGCAGCAGCGCATCGCGCTGGCCCGCGCACTGGCCATCCAGCCGAGCTTGCTGCTGCTCGATGAACCGCTTTCGGCACTGGATGCCAAGGTGCGCGTGCAGCTGCGCGAGGAAATCCGCCGTATCCAGCGAGAAACCGGTGTGACCACACTGTTCGTCACCCACGATCAGGAGGAGGCTTTGTCCGTTTCCGATCGGGTCGCGGTGATGCAGGGTGGGCGTCTGGTCCAGTTCGATAGCCCGGCGTCGATCTATCAGTGCCCGGCGGACGCCTTCGTGGCCGGTTTCATCGGCACTTCCACCCGCTTCGAGGGGGCGGTCGCCGATCCCGAGGCGGGCTGGGTCGATATCCTGGGTGTGCGCATGCCCGCAGCCAAGGCGCGCGGCTTGCCCGCACAGCGCGCGGTATCGGTCTTCGTCCGCCCGGAGGCGGTGGAGCTGCAGCCCGCGGATTCGGAGATCGGGCTGGAAGGCCACGTACTCGAACACACCTTCCTCGGTGCGATCACGCGCGTGCAGGTCGCCGTGCATGAAGCGGTGACCTTGCTCGCCGACGTGCAAGGCGCGCTGGCAGAGCGCTTCCCGGTGGGCACGCGCGTGCGGGTATCCTGGGCGCCCGAGGCGCCGCACGTGCTCGACGCCTGA
- a CDS encoding ABC transporter permease translates to MTAIKRWLPGWRAWVLGLVGLYFMVPLLATGGFSLWAGGDRYNFSAYAALLESSDFWDSLGLSVRLAVLTIVISLVLLVPTVYWVQLRAPRLRPLMEFLAVLPFVVPPIALVEGLGSLYTGPQWLIGTPDFLVVAYVILALPYTYRALDVGMRSLDIRTLSEAAQSLGANWPTLMVRAILPNLIGTLVGATLLTLAIVMGEFTFANVLLFNTFAVYINYVGQNSGTEAAALSLLSFVMTWLAMAGILITGRRGQVQLGGAR, encoded by the coding sequence ATGACCGCGATCAAGCGCTGGCTACCGGGTTGGCGTGCCTGGGTGCTCGGCCTGGTCGGCCTCTACTTCATGGTGCCGTTGCTTGCGACTGGCGGCTTCAGCCTGTGGGCCGGCGGTGACCGCTACAACTTCTCCGCCTATGCGGCATTGCTCGAATCGTCGGATTTCTGGGATTCTCTGGGGCTGTCGGTACGCCTCGCGGTGCTCACCATCGTGATCAGTCTCGTGCTGTTGGTGCCGACGGTTTATTGGGTGCAACTGCGCGCGCCGCGCTTACGGCCGTTGATGGAATTTCTCGCAGTGCTGCCCTTCGTGGTGCCGCCCATCGCCCTGGTCGAGGGGCTGGGCAGCCTGTATACCGGGCCTCAGTGGTTGATCGGCACGCCCGATTTTCTGGTGGTGGCGTACGTCATCCTGGCGTTGCCCTATACCTACCGCGCGCTCGACGTGGGCATGCGCAGTCTGGATATCCGCACGTTGAGCGAGGCTGCGCAAAGCCTGGGCGCGAACTGGCCGACGTTGATGGTGCGCGCCATTCTGCCCAATCTGATCGGCACCCTGGTCGGCGCCACGCTGCTGACCCTGGCCATCGTGATGGGCGAATTCACCTTCGCCAACGTGCTGCTGTTCAACACCTTCGCGGTGTATATCAATTACGTGGGACAGAACTCCGGCACCGAGGCCGCGGCACTGTCCCTGCTGAGTTTCGTCATGACATGGCTCGCCATGGCCGGAATCCTGATCACCGGCCGGCGTGGGCAGGTACAACTAGGGGGCGCACGTTGA
- a CDS encoding ABC transporter permease, which produces MSSVRRTDAAGTDAAPTATPAGGLAPPTGSWLTDRIARVVQGLLVTAFFAYIVAFLLLPSAAVLIGAFRDAQGPTLRYVRELFEPRYVAAFTNSIELSLVTALIGGVCGLVVAYLAISPRSPYWLRTAVTSFSGVAANFAGVPLAFAFVSTLGTMGLLTLWLKRLGFDLYGTGFSLFSFSGLIVTYLYFQIPLMVIIISPAVQGLRQEWREAARNLGASPWQYWRYVGLPILMPPTLAAMLLLFGNAFAAYATPYALTSGNIALVPIEIGNVLSGNVMSSPHLGQALALGMIVVMALAMVAYAFLQRRISRWQR; this is translated from the coding sequence ATGTCGTCGGTGCGTCGGACCGATGCGGCGGGCACGGATGCGGCACCCACCGCGACGCCCGCCGGCGGCCTGGCGCCCCCGACGGGTTCGTGGTTGACCGATCGTATCGCGCGGGTGGTGCAGGGGCTGCTGGTAACGGCGTTCTTCGCCTACATCGTTGCCTTCCTGCTGCTGCCTTCGGCGGCGGTGTTGATCGGTGCCTTTCGTGACGCGCAGGGCCCGACCCTGCGCTATGTACGCGAATTGTTTGAACCGCGTTATGTCGCCGCCTTTACCAACAGCATCGAACTCAGCCTGGTGACCGCGTTGATCGGTGGGGTGTGCGGCCTAGTGGTCGCCTATCTCGCCATATCCCCGCGCAGCCCCTATTGGCTGCGCACCGCCGTGACCTCGTTCAGCGGCGTGGCGGCCAATTTCGCGGGCGTGCCGCTGGCCTTCGCCTTCGTCTCGACCTTGGGCACCATGGGGTTGCTGACACTCTGGCTCAAGCGCCTGGGCTTCGACCTCTACGGCACCGGTTTCAGCCTGTTTTCCTTTTCCGGTTTGATCGTGACTTATCTTTATTTCCAGATTCCGTTGATGGTGATCATCATCAGCCCGGCCGTGCAGGGCCTGCGTCAGGAGTGGCGCGAGGCCGCGCGCAATCTCGGTGCGAGCCCGTGGCAATACTGGCGCTACGTTGGATTGCCGATCCTGATGCCGCCTACTTTGGCTGCGATGCTCCTGCTCTTCGGCAACGCCTTCGCGGCCTACGCCACGCCGTATGCGCTGACCTCCGGCAACATTGCCCTGGTGCCGATCGAAATCGGCAACGTGCTCTCCGGCAATGTCATGTCCTCGCCGCATCTGGGGCAGGCGCTCGCCTTGGGCATGATCGTGGTGATGGCGCTGGCAATGGTCGCCTACGCGTTCCTTCAGCGTCGAATCTCGCGGTGGCAGCGATGA
- a CDS encoding ABC transporter substrate-binding protein — MSQNEQRGRRAFLKMGVYSLGAGALGGLLPGLGSRAMAAGTGEALIEAAKREGRLNVIALPPNWANYGEIIPAFHHKYGLRVTSASPNASSAEELQAVRTLKGQSRAPDVVDVGPSFALIGQKEGLFAPYKVPTWDSIPEGMKDPEGHWYGDYFGVISFGVNTSVVKHIPRDWADLKRPEYKGQIALNGNPLRAGAAFGAVWAAALGNGGSLDDITPGVEYFADLAKRGNYIPIAARPATLESGQTPITVDWDYLNLAYRKQFKGRVAIDVRIPETGVFGNYYCQAISRHAPNPSAARLWEDFIYSDAGQLLYLKGYAHPARFNDMVARGVIPESLMAELPPSEPYKNVRFPNAEQTKKAQDTVGKLWQKLVRT; from the coding sequence ATGTCGCAGAACGAGCAGCGCGGGCGTCGTGCGTTTCTGAAAATGGGTGTGTATTCGCTGGGCGCCGGTGCGCTGGGCGGGCTGCTGCCCGGTTTGGGTTCCCGTGCGATGGCGGCGGGGACCGGTGAGGCGTTGATCGAGGCGGCCAAGCGTGAAGGGCGCCTGAACGTGATCGCGCTGCCGCCGAACTGGGCCAATTACGGCGAAATCATTCCGGCATTCCACCACAAGTACGGCCTGCGCGTGACCAGCGCGTCGCCCAATGCCAGCTCTGCCGAGGAGCTGCAGGCGGTGCGTACGCTCAAGGGCCAGTCGCGCGCGCCCGACGTGGTCGACGTCGGTCCCTCCTTCGCCCTCATCGGTCAGAAGGAAGGCCTCTTCGCCCCCTACAAGGTGCCGACCTGGGACAGCATCCCCGAAGGCATGAAGGACCCTGAAGGTCATTGGTACGGCGATTATTTCGGCGTCATCTCCTTTGGCGTCAACACCAGCGTGGTCAAGCATATTCCGCGTGACTGGGCCGATCTCAAGCGTCCCGAGTACAAGGGGCAGATCGCGCTCAACGGCAACCCGCTGCGCGCCGGTGCGGCCTTCGGCGCGGTGTGGGCGGCGGCGCTGGGCAACGGCGGTTCGCTGGACGATATCACCCCCGGCGTCGAATACTTCGCCGATCTTGCCAAGCGTGGCAACTACATCCCGATCGCGGCACGGCCGGCCACGCTGGAGAGCGGTCAGACCCCGATCACGGTGGACTGGGATTACCTGAACCTCGCCTACCGCAAGCAATTCAAGGGCCGCGTCGCCATCGACGTGCGCATCCCCGAGACGGGCGTATTCGGCAACTATTACTGCCAGGCGATCAGCCGCCACGCGCCGAACCCCAGCGCCGCGCGCCTGTGGGAGGACTTCATCTATTCCGATGCCGGTCAGCTGCTCTACCTCAAGGGTTACGCCCACCCGGCGCGTTTCAACGACATGGTCGCGCGTGGCGTGATCCCCGAGTCGCTGATGGCCGAGCTGCCGCCGAGCGAGCCTTACAAGAACGTCCGCTTCCCCAACGCCGAGCAGACCAAGAAGGCTCAGGACACCGTCGGCAAGCTGTGGCAGAAACTGGTGCGGACCTGA